TTGTGAAATTAAATTACCTTGGATGGTCAAGGTATTCATGACAATCAATAATATTAAATGGTGCATGATGGAGGATAAATCTTTGATGGAGAGCAATTTGTGAACTTAGTATGGAGTCATGATGGAACACTTTGAAACATTACATGTTTGGGTCGGTGATGTTATTTAGGGACGATCTCCATGGTGTAATCGACTTTAGGGGTACTCCATACCAGGACCTACTCTATGAACTGCTTGGATGCCCAGAGGTGCAGAGATTGAGGCATATGCGGCTTATGAACTTTGATGCGCCGCATATCCAGGATCTGGCATCGGCGAGGAGATTTCCTCATTCGATTGGGGTTTCTTTTCTTGCATATAAGCTTGCGGAAAGGTCAAGTCTCACCATAGGAGAAAGGAAAACTCTGATTACAGCTGGCCTTTTGCACGACGTGGGAATTCTTCCATTCGGCCATTTACTAGAGACGATCATTAAGAAAAAGAATCCCACATTCTCACATGAGAAATTGGTGGAATCCATTCTCTTCGGCAATTATCATCCCACTAATAAATATCATCAGATCCTTGTTTCATCTTCTCTTCAACTGGCTGGAACTCTAAGGCGACATGGTATAAAGAGCGATGAGGTCTTTCGTCTGATTTGCCCACCTGGTGGTTCTCGTTCTGCAGTGTCGGCAGACATTGACATTGATAATATCGACAATGTCCATCGAATGGCTTATCTGCTTGGTTATGAAGGAGTTCACGAGAACTTAGAGCTGATCCTTAAAAATATTGTTGTTGATTCGCAGATGAAGTTGCGCTTTTCCTCAGATGCGATTCCGGCGATTAGAAAATGGCTTGTTATGAGAGAACAAATCTATACGATGATAATCACTCATCCGGAGTGTGTCTCATATAATGCATTTTTGAAGTTCTTGCTCATAAATGCAGTAGAGTCAAACGTGATTGATGAGAAGACTTGGTTTCTGACCGATTCTCAGTTTGAGCAAAATCTCCTGGACAATAGTTCGACGCGAAGCCAGGCCACTTGGCTACTATCGCGGCCCCAGTACGAGTTAATTGATTATGTATGGTTCGTTTCAACAGAGAAACCCCCAGTCTCCTTTCCCTTGATCGAAGAAGGAGTTAGCCAATCCGATATTATGGAGTTCAGGTTGAAGGCACAGTATTTCTTTTGGCCTGAATCAAAGTTAGTTGCTCGAGAAACGCATTTCCAAAACATGCAGGGTGCGCAGTTAACCGTGGGAACGGACTCTTCCAGTATTTTAGTGTCAGCAATTGCGACAAGGGATTATGGACGAGATATGCTTGGAATTCCTGAAAAGGAAAAGAATGCATGGCGGGTGAAAGTAATTGAGCTGGTCAAGACAATCGCTCCTGGATGGAGGTTTTGGACAAAATTCCCCGAGGACTACGACGAACGACCTTTATTGAATTATTTCGAAAGAAGGCAAATTGAGTTATTCTAAGAAAGATCTTGAGGGTGTTGACTGGGATTTTCCTAACATCCGAAATGAAGGCATGCAATCATTTCATTGGTACCCGGCCACATTTGTCTCTGCGGTACCGGGTTCTCTTATCCCATTGCTGACGAAGGAGAATGCCGTTGTATTGGATCCCTTTTGTGGGACGTCGGTTACGGGACTGGAAGCGATTAGGTTGAACCGAAGTTTTATCGGGGTTGATTCAAATCCCATTGCGATTCTTATTTCACAGGCTAAGCTTCTTTTTCCCGACCTGTCGCGTTTACATGAGACTCTTTCCTTTCGATCACGAAGTGGACTTTTTGCCAAAGATGAAAAGTTGATTACAAATCATCACCCGAAAGAGACCGAATTGAAAAGATGGTATCACAAAGATACCTATAAAGAACTCCTTTTGATCTTACATAGGGTGAAGTGTATTCGTGAGACTTCAATCAGAATCCCGGCGCAGGCGATATTTTCCAGCATTCTCAAAACGGTTTCTTCACAGTGGCGTCATTGGGGCTGGGTGTGCGATAATGTTGCACCGAAACATGACGAAATAATCTACAAGGATGCGTTTAATGCTTTCCACAGAGCATTGGAGAAATATTCAAGTTTTGTCGATGAGGTACTTGATGATATGCAAGGGAGAGGAATTATGTTGTCCAGGAGGGAGATCAGACGCAGACACCGAGTGTCATGTGCAGACAGCAATTTTTTTGTAAGTGCCCTTCCAAAAAGTTCGGTCGATCTCATTATGACGTCACCACCTTATTACGGCGTTGCAGACTATGTTAAATCACAGCGGCTTTCTTTCTTGTGGTTCGAAAAGGATTTGATTCCTGTAGAGGGATATTCCTTTGATGATTTTGAAGAACTCAGGAAACGAGAGATGGGGCAGCGGTCTTCTAGGAACAGCGCGAAAGCATTTCAGCAGTACGTTGATTACATGCATGATTGTTTCAGACTTTGGCATTCAGTTTTGAAACGGACAGGACTGCTGGCTATTGTGCTCGGCGATTCAAGTTCCAGACAAGATACGAGTGATCTACTTGAACAATATGCCACTGAAGCTGGATTCAGGTTGCAGTATAACACAACGAGACGAATTACGACTGCTCGCAGGCGCCTAATTGCCCAAGTAAAAACCGAATATCTGAAAATATATTCGAAGTAAATGAAGAAATGGAGATAGGGACCGATAATGAAAAAGGCAGATGACGACCCACCTTTATGTGAGTTGAAGAAGGCAACAAATGGAATCATGTATATTGATCCCGCTGGTCCAGAAAGGCCCGAGACGATTCGATGCGAAGGCAAGACCTACTCCAGATTTATGGATTTCATTTACATATCGAAGTCAGCAGAGGAATTGTCCGAAGATGAAGTCCTGGCAGTCAATAAACTGCGTGAACAATTCATTCAGAAGATGCCCCACTGGGAGATAAACATCTCGGTGAGAGCCAAGTTTTTGCGGGTGATAGATAGTCTTGTTATAAATTCGGTTCTAGAAATCGGTCCTGATAGTAACCCTCTTTTCCCAGATTCCGGTCACAAGTTCAAAGAGTATTTCACAGCAGATCTTGATTTAGAATCTGTCGATTTATTGAGTAGTAAGGGGATTAAGTCTTTTCACTTTAATCTTAATGCTCCCCTACCATTACCTGATTCAAGCATCGATCTTGTTGTTGCACTCTTTGTATTTCAGTTCCCGATAAGCATTCAGCAGATTAAGGAAATCAGAAGAGTCGTAAAGCCTGATGGAGCTGTAATGGCAAATGTCTATCGCCGAGATCAACGGAGCAGAGATGAATTGCGTGCCCAATTTCTGGAAGTCGGGCTTCACTGTAAAGTAATACCAGATGGTAGTCACTTATGTCGTGACCATGAATACTGGTGCCTATCCGTCAATGAAGATTCCAATCTTCTGAGAGTTGTTATCGAAGGTATGACGAATAATGATCGCGAAAAATGACGCTGCGCTAGCTTTGATTTTTGAGCTCCTAAAGTCTGCCGACCCTGCGATGGTTAAGCGCGGAATACAGCGACTTTGTGATATCATGGAATCTGGATATATCCCTCAAGGTCAAACTCGGTCCAGGATTTTGAGAATGATGTCTAGACATGGAACTTGGACTGACGTTCAAGTTAGACGGTGGTCGTACAAAGCGATAGGTCTTCTGAAGGAGCGGGGTTTCTTGCCTTTCCTCAGGGGGCAGATGACACGCGAAAATGACAAAGAGAATCTCACATGGCTAGTTTCGGCTATTTACCAAATTACTGATCGCCGGGAGGCAGAGACAGCGACAAAAGAAGCTAATTCCATTGTTGGCAAAGCGGTCATGCTTGCCCCGGGATATTTCTTGCCAGCCATGCGACCTCAGACTAAGAATGAGCTAAGCAAGCTACTCAGCGAGAATGACCCTCTTGTTTTGAAATGGATCAGCTTACTTTATGGTGCCTCTGGAGGAAATCTTAACCTCGGTCCAAGGTTTGAGAAGGAAGTAATTTCTGAACTCAACCGGCATAACGATAAAAATGTTGCAGAGTATTCTGTCTGGGCATTGAATAAAGGAGAAGGGACAAATTTCGGGGACCTCCAAATTCCTCCTCAGGATTGGCATAAACAACCTCCTAATGTTCGTCGTTGGTTGTATCGGTTGATCACAAAGGACAGGGATAGCATTGATTCCAATTGGGATTTCATCGAATCCTTGCCGAAAACCGAATCATCCGCCGAGGCGCTTGAAGGACTTGCAATTGGCCTAGCCAAATATTCCCCAGACACTCTGTTGAAGAGATTTCTTATTAATTGGTACAATACGAACCCACCAAGGATTGTGAAATTGCAGTTGCTCTGGCATTTTGCACAGTTTGCATTTCAGGAAAATGAATACAGAGAGATTTTAGCGCTAGAAACCGAAGAGCCTTCTGATATGTTTGTCTCTGGGGTGGCACGTTCCATAAACCAAACCCTAGAGAAAACTAGAGCCAGCGGAAGTGTAATTATGCTAAGTGAGCCCTCATCAGTTCAAGTTGTTGATAAGTCCTTGATCCCACGAGGCGATTCAGAGAGTTTGGGGGCTGCGCATTCTTCAGGTCAAGATTATTTTGACGACGGTTCCATGAAAATAGCTAAAGAGCCAAGTGTTTCAAGGAAAGATGCCAAACCTTACATAATTCTCTCACTGTCATGCGGACTTCTGGCGATCGGACTAGTCTCCGTTATGCTGAGGAACATGGACAAATTGGAACAATCTGGAACACTAGGAGGGTTTTACTATTTTGTATTGATTTCTTTCGGTCTGCTTGTAGCAGGGCTCTTATTCGGGGTTCTTCGTTCGTACGCGCGTTATTCCGGTCAGCAGTTCAATGGAAAGCTCGAGCTTGGCGGCCCGATTGTTGGCTTTACGCTTGTTCTTGTCGGAGGCTATATATTTAGTAATGTTTATCATGAATCGTTTTCAGTAACTGTCTTTGTCCATGGCAATGCAGGAATACATGATCTGGTACTGCGGGACTCAGGGACAATACTAATGAGACTTGGATCAGAGACCAGAGAAGAGCACATCAATGGAAAGGGAGATGTAGATTTCAAACAAATCCCGGGGACCTTCCTCAACCAAGAAGTACATATGTGGGTGAACGATGAAAGATTTCAGGCAGTCGATCCTGAAAAGATGTACAAACTCGATGGAAACCCATTAAATGTCGAGGTAAAGCGCAAGCCCATCCACTTCCAAGGTTTTGTTCGGGACCAATCAGGAAAGAGAATTCGGAAGGCTGTGATTCTTTGCGGTCAGGCGCGTTTGGGTGCCGTGGATAGTTTAGGTTTTTTTGATGTTACTGTTTCTGTGGCGGAGAATGAGAACGAAGTTCGAGTGACTATAGTGGCAACTGGTTTTTACCTTTGGCAGAAAAATTTATCCACAAATGCCCTCAATGAGGTAATTATGTTGCGACGCATAAATAGAAGGCCGAGATAATTCGACAATTGGGTCGAGATTTTATAGACATGAATGGATTGTCCTCGTGGTACTGTTGATTTTGACGCTCTCTTTTCATGCCGAGTCCTTTCAAAAAGATTGTTGGTTAACCGTGATATTTCCTTTTCTAATGCGAATAATTAGTATAGTCAAATTTGTTTTTTGACTTTCCAAAGCCGTCCCGCCCATCTTAGGCTTCGCCGGAATTTAGCTCGTCCTTTTGTTGACAGGTTGGCGTGAATTATCTTTCGTGGATGAAAACCAAGAGCCTAATATGAAAGCTGCCGTGTTACATGCATTGGGACAGCCGCCGCGGTTTGAGGAGTTTCCAGATCCAACGACGCCCTCCCGTCTCTCCATGAAAAATTCCCTCTCGTCAGCGAATCAATCGACTTAATGAAAGTCTATTTCTTAACCCTTTCCCCCACGAAAATCTGTGTATCATCGGGGGCAGGATGTCCTTTCCATTTCTCTAAATAGTCCTTCAAACTCAAAAGAACAACCTCTATGAAAAATATCCGGCATTGCGTTTTCCTTTCTCGAATAAATTAGTCTCGTGACTCGTTTTGTTATCCTACCACAGTTGCAAAGGGACTCGTGAGCGGGAAGAACCCTGTCTCCTTCATTGACCCGACATTGCGAGGAGTAAAACGACGAAGTGCCGCTTGACGGCATCTCCCGTTCTGACATTATGGCCATTCAAATGACGCGGGATCCCGTACGCGCTTTGCGCCATCCCGGCATACAGATAAACTGGTCGGGACTTCGCGGTGACCGACATACAGATTTCTGGACGGGGCAATGCCACTGTTGTACCACAAACAAAAGGATTGCTTCTGGCGCTTAAGGTGCCATCGCAATGACAGGAGGCTGGAAAGGGAAATCTTGCCGGGAGTTCGACTCTCTCCCGGCGGGAGGGGTGTCTTGGTTTAGATGATCGGGCATTCTATTCAGAATGCCCGACGCCGAAAGCAAATAATACTTACAAAACGAATTACTTCTTATTGGCAGTTACCGCGGCCAACTTTATTTCAGCATAGGCTTGATCGAGAAGAGCTTTTGCTTTTGCCGCATGACCCTCCATGTCGAATTCGTTAGCCGCCTGAGCAGCGCTGACTTTATTTACCGCTTTTTCAATCAGCGTTTGCGCTGCTGCAAGATTGGGGTGCCGTTTGTGGCTCACTTTACCACCAAAAGCTGTAATACCAGCAAAAAGGAACACTGCAATGATGCAGGATAAGATCGTTTTCTTGCGAAGCAAGGACTTCATTTTCTGTCTCCTAAATGTTAGTGATTATACTCGTGCATGATGCCATGCACATTATTGAGAATATAATGCAAGAAGTTTCAATTTAAAAGATGCACCTGTAATTTTTCACAAGATTCATCTGGCGGCAGTGTCTCAATTTGAACATCTAAATAGGCGAGACGTTGTCATGCCAGCCCCGTGTCAAGCACGGGGTAAACTCCAGCTGGCATCCGGGTCAATGGCTGGATTCCGGCGTTCGCCGGAATGACAATTAGGATGAAACTGAGACACTACCCCTCTGGCTTCTCTCCTGTTCCGAGGGACCTGCCTGCCGGCAGGCATGGTTCTGCCCCTGAGGGGGAAGCCATTCGGGAACTCAACTCATTATTATCGGTGAGTGTATTTATTATAGCCTATTTGTAATGCCCTCAGTTCACGTACATCCACAGCCGCGTATTTTTCCTGAAGTCGCGGATGTAGAGAACTCCACCTCTCTCCAGAGCCGATTCGATCCTGTCGATGTCATCGCCGGTATCCTTTGAGCCGATCATGGAAAGCAAGAAAGGAAGGGCTTCTATCGATTCGATCCTGATCTTTTCGGTCTTTGTTGTACCGTCGCTGTCAGTGCTTTCGACAATTAAATAGTTGTGTCGTTCACTCTCTTCCTTCATCTTCTCGCCGAACTTGCCGCCATATATTATCGTCTCACCGATGCTGTCCTTAATCCGTATTTCCAAACCTTCGTTATAGACGGCAAGGAGAGTATCGTACGATAACCTCGTGTTGTCGAGGTCAAAGCTTGATCCGGGTCGTGCAAGAAGTTTGACGAGCCCTATAGAAATGCCGAGCCTCTGCATCGCTCTCCCGTCATCGGATTTTTCTACCCAGATGCAATTCGTTTGAGCGCAGGCTCCAGCGAGGAACGCCAGAAGAATGCTTAACGCTAATACAGATTTTTTCATGACCAACCTCCTTCTTTCTGAGAACAGACAGTTTCTAATACGCCGGAAAACTAAAGGAAGTTTCATTCGACTCATCAAGCAACCTTCCGAAAGCAACGGTATCTCGACTGTGAAACCTTCGCAGGGTTGCTTCAGTTGCGAAGGATTGCTTCTGGTGCTTAAGGCGCCATCGCAACGACGAGAAACTGTAAAGGGAGAACTTGTCGTGAGTTCCTCGAAGGGGTTCGTTCGGACAACTCCCTCAAAGCTGAGCGAATCTTGCGAAGATCGTCAGACTCCGCCGAGTCCGTCGGACTCGGCGAGTTTCAAAGCCACCCACACTTACCTCCGGTGGAGTTGAACCTGTATCTATGTCAGGATTTAATCCGCAGATACGTCGGACACAAAGCGAGCCATCTTCATCTTGCCGGTCTTGCCATCCTTTAACGTTATCTTGGCATTCGAGTAGTAACCGACTTCTATCTCTTCAGTTGAAACAATTGAATTTGGAATTTTGCCGGATGCCATTACTCCGGCGATGCCCAAAGACCAGAAGTGATGGTCTCGATATGTCGGATTATAATTTACCGCGGTGTTTCCTATCAGGTATGCGTTATAACGAATTCGCGTCTTCAGGACTCCCCGGCTTGCAGAAAGTTCTGCGAGGATGCTCTCACCAGGTCCGAGTTCAACGACCATCCCCGCGGTGGAACCCACCGTGATCGATTGAGATTCCACCCCTCCTTCTCCCCAGGTGTGACTGTACTCAATTGCGGTCTCACCGCCGATCTCGGCAGTCGCGAAAAATTTGGCTTTGTAAGTTAATTTCTGACCCACCTTAAACATGTTCGAATGACTCCAATTCGACGACGTGGTGTTATTCACTTGTTCCGTGATGTTGACATTGAACGTGGCCTTCTTCGTAGGATGTTTATTCTCAAACTCCTGGGTCTTGATGATCGTCGGCTTGGACGTTATCCCAAGAACCTCCGCACTCTGGACGACGAAGACCACTTGAACCTCCGGCCAATTATATGTCTTGTACAGATCGTCCCACGGGGTAGGGCTTCGAAGGTATGCGTCATTCGGAGACTTTCCGAAATGAGCATTAACGGCTTCCTTAAGCGCTCTATCTCCTAGCTTGAAGCTTTTTATTTCGTCATCTGTAATTACGTGCTGGAACGATCCTGAGGCACTGATGCTCGATGAGTTTTTGTCAGGGCCTGCAATTATGTTTACCTCGATTCCCATGTTGTCTCTCCTTTCAATGGAAATGAATTGGTTTTATTTTAGCGCGTTAATGTTTCCGTTATTCCTTTTAGTTCTGCCGCATCTGTCGATTAGCATAAAGCGATGCTTATTCGTTCAACCGTTTTGAATTGTAAGTGGACACTGACTGACTCATGAATGAAGATTTGTTTCGCGAGTAAAATAACCCGGGGTTCCTTTTTGTGCTGCATTCATCGTTAAAATTACAAAGTTATTGTGTAGATAGTTCCCACAGAGAATT
The nucleotide sequence above comes from Candidatus Acidiferrales bacterium. Encoded proteins:
- a CDS encoding HD domain-containing protein; this encodes MFGSVMLFRDDLHGVIDFRGTPYQDLLYELLGCPEVQRLRHMRLMNFDAPHIQDLASARRFPHSIGVSFLAYKLAERSSLTIGERKTLITAGLLHDVGILPFGHLLETIIKKKNPTFSHEKLVESILFGNYHPTNKYHQILVSSSLQLAGTLRRHGIKSDEVFRLICPPGGSRSAVSADIDIDNIDNVHRMAYLLGYEGVHENLELILKNIVVDSQMKLRFSSDAIPAIRKWLVMREQIYTMIITHPECVSYNAFLKFLLINAVESNVIDEKTWFLTDSQFEQNLLDNSSTRSQATWLLSRPQYELIDYVWFVSTEKPPVSFPLIEEGVSQSDIMEFRLKAQYFFWPESKLVARETHFQNMQGAQLTVGTDSSSILVSAIATRDYGRDMLGIPEKEKNAWRVKVIELVKTIAPGWRFWTKFPEDYDERPLLNYFERRQIELF
- a CDS encoding DNA methyltransferase, with the translated sequence MSYSKKDLEGVDWDFPNIRNEGMQSFHWYPATFVSAVPGSLIPLLTKENAVVLDPFCGTSVTGLEAIRLNRSFIGVDSNPIAILISQAKLLFPDLSRLHETLSFRSRSGLFAKDEKLITNHHPKETELKRWYHKDTYKELLLILHRVKCIRETSIRIPAQAIFSSILKTVSSQWRHWGWVCDNVAPKHDEIIYKDAFNAFHRALEKYSSFVDEVLDDMQGRGIMLSRREIRRRHRVSCADSNFFVSALPKSSVDLIMTSPPYYGVADYVKSQRLSFLWFEKDLIPVEGYSFDDFEELRKREMGQRSSRNSAKAFQQYVDYMHDCFRLWHSVLKRTGLLAIVLGDSSSRQDTSDLLEQYATEAGFRLQYNTTRRITTARRRLIAQVKTEYLKIYSK
- a CDS encoding methyltransferase domain-containing protein; amino-acid sequence: MKKADDDPPLCELKKATNGIMYIDPAGPERPETIRCEGKTYSRFMDFIYISKSAEELSEDEVLAVNKLREQFIQKMPHWEINISVRAKFLRVIDSLVINSVLEIGPDSNPLFPDSGHKFKEYFTADLDLESVDLLSSKGIKSFHFNLNAPLPLPDSSIDLVVALFVFQFPISIQQIKEIRRVVKPDGAVMANVYRRDQRSRDELRAQFLEVGLHCKVIPDGSHLCRDHEYWCLSVNEDSNLLRVVIEGMTNNDREK